In Sorangium aterium, the genomic stretch AGGAGCTCGGCGAGGTCACCGCCTCGCTCGCCATTCCCAACCTCGAGGTCCGCGTCGCGTACCGCGATCTCTTCCGCTCCTGGCTCCGGCGCGGGCTCCCGGAGCGGAGGCACGCCGAGGCGCTGATCCGCGCGCTGCTCGACGGCGACGCCCCGTCGCTGGAGGCGCTGATCGAGCGGCTGCTCGTCACGGTGATGTCCTATCAGGACCCCGCCGGCCGGGAGCCGGAGAAGCTCTATCACGGCTTCATTCTGAGCCTCCTGGTGCAGCTCGAGGGGGATTACGACGTTCGCTCGAACCGCGAGTCTGGCCTCGGCCGCGTGGACCTGCTCGTGCGGCCGCGCGCGCCGGGCCGTCCAGGCGTCGTGCTGGAGCTCAAGGTGCCACAGCGAGGCGAGACCCCGGAGCAGGCGCTCCTGGCCGCGGCGCGGCAAGTCCGCGATCGACGTTACGCGGTGGAGCTGGTCGCCGCCGGCGCCGCCCCCGTGCATGAGCTGGTCGCGGTCTTCGACGGAAAGCAAGCCTGGGTGCGGCAGGTCGACGAGGCCCTCTCCGGCGCCAAGGACGGACCCTCGCAGGGCTGATCGACTCGGGCAGACGTCGGGCACATCGTTGTTCGTTGTGGTGAGGCGCACAACCTTGGATCCGCCCTCGCCGCGCGCTCATCGCGCTGCGGTCCCTGAGGTTGCCTTGCTTACAGCACAATTTGCTGACGGGGAGCGCCGCCGTTCTGGATATCCTCGGTCACTGCGATGGGCTCGTCCGAAGCACCCCACAGGCGAGCGCTGCGGCTCTCTGGGTCGTCTCGGGGGTACCGCTGATGCGCGCTGGTGACATCGTCGCTGACCGCTTCGAGATCGAAGGTCACGCGACCTCCGGCGGCATGGCGCAGATCTTCCGCGCCCGCGATCGGCTCACGGGCGAGCCGGTCGCGCTGAAGCTCCTCCAGCGCACGGGCCCGCAGGAGTCGCACCGCTTCCGCCGGGAGGCGCACGCGCTCGCCGCGCTCCGTCACCCCGGGGTCGTCGGGTACGTCGCCCACGGCACGACCGAGGGCGGTGATCTCTACCTCGCGATGCAGTGGCTCTCGGGCGAGACCCTCGCCGAGCGCTTGCTCCGCGAGCCGCTCACCGTCCCCGAGAGCCTCTCGCTCGGCGTGCGCGTCGCCTCCACGCTCGGCGCCCTCCACCGGCTCGGCGTCGTCCACCGCGACCTCAAGCCGAGCAACCTCCTGCTCGTCGGCGGCTCCGTCGACGAGGTCACCCTGCTCGACTTCGGCGTCGTGCGCGTCGCGGACGCCGGCCAGGAGCTCACCATGCCCGGCGTGATGCTCGGCACCCCCGGCTACATGGCCCCCGAGCAGGCGCGCGGCGAGGTCGCCATCGACGCCCGCGCCGACGTCTTCGCCCTCGGCTGCATCCTCTACCGCTGCCTCACCGGCCGGCCCCCGTTCGTCGGCAACGACGGCCTCTCGGTGCTCGTGAAGGTCCTCCTCGAGGATCCGCCGCGGCTCCGGGAGCTCCGCGGCGAGGTCCCGGCCGCGCTCGACGACCTCGTGACGCGCATGCTCGCCAAGGCCCCGCGCGACCGCCCCCGCGACGGCGCGGCCGTGGCCGCCGAGCTCGGGGCGCTCGGCGATCTCGCGCCTGGCTCGCGGCGCGGCGTCCCCCTGTCCATCGGCGGCCCCACGCCCGAGCTGACGACCGGCGAGCGCCGGATGATCTGCCTCCTCGTCGCCCGCGACGGCGCGCTCGACAGCGACGCCACCCGATCCGAGGGCGAGGACGCGCTCCGGGTGCGCGCGCTCAGCGCCCTGGCGGAGCGCCACCAGGGCCGCCTCGAGATCATCGAGGCGCGCTCTCCCGTCGTCGTGCTGTCGGGCCTCGTCGCGCCGACCGACCTCGCCGCCCGGGGGGCGCGGTGCGCGCTCGCGATGCAGGTGCTGCTCGGCGGCGCGCCCGTCGCGCTCGTCTCGGGGCGCGCCGAGATCACCGCCCGCTCTCCGATCGGCAAGCTCATCGACCAGGCCGCCGCGCTGCTCGCCGGCGACGAGGCGCGGCTCGGCGTCGTCCGCATCGACGACGTCACGGCCAGCCTGCTCGGCGCGCGGTTCGATCTCGGGTCGGATCACGCAGGCCACCTCCTGCGCGGCGAGTGCGACGACCTCGAGGCGGTGCCGCGCCTCCTGGGCAAGCCGACGCCGTGCGTGGGCCGTGACCGCGAGCTGTCGCTCCTGGAGGCGACCTTCGTCCAGTGCATCGAGGAGCAGACCCCGTCCGCGGTGCTGGTGACGGCCCCCGCCGGCATGGGCAAGTCGCGCTTGCGCGTCGAGCTGCTCCGGCGCCTCCGGGCGCGGGACGAGCCGATGGCGGTCTGGATCGCGCGCGGCGACCCCATGAGCGCCGGCTCTGCCTTCGGCCTCCTGGCGCAGGTGCTCCGCCGCGCGCTCGGCGTCGCCGACGGCGCGCCGGCCGCAGCGGTGCATCGCAAGATCCGCGAGCGCGTCGGTCGCCACGGCGAGCGCGTCGCCCACGTCGCGCCCTTCCTCGGCGAGCTCGTGGGGACGCCCTTCCCGGACGAGGCCAGCGAGGCGCTCAGGGCGGCGCGGCGGAGCTCCGTGCTGATGGGCGATCAGCTGCACCTCGCGTGGGAGGAGTTCCTGCGCGCCGAGTGCGCGGCGCAGCCGGTGCTGCTCGTCCTCGAGGACATGCACTGGGGCGACCTGCCCACGGTGGGCATGATCAACAGCGCCCTCCGCAACCTGCGCGACGCGCCGTTCATGGTGCTGGCGCTCGGCCGGCCCGAGGTGCGCGAGATGTTCCCGAAGCTGTGGGCCGGCCGCGGCCTGCAGGAGATCGAGCTCGCGGGGCTCTCGCGCCGCGCCAGCGAGCGGCTCGCGCGCCAGGCGCTCGGCGGCGCCGTCACCGACGAGATGATCGGCACGCTGGTCGAGCGGGCCGACGGCAACGCCTTCTTCCTGGAAGAGCAGATCCGTGCTGCCGCCGAGGGGCGAGGGGCCGCGCTGCCGGAGACGGTGCTGGCGATGGTGCAGGCGCGGCTCGAGGCGCTCGCTCCCGAGGCGCGGCGCGTCCTCCGGGCGGCGAGCGTCTTCGGCCAGAGCTTCCGGCCCGCCGGCGTCGCCGCGCTGCTCGGCGGTGCCGACGCCGAGGTGGCAGACTGGCTCGCCGAGCTCGTCGAGCGCGAGGTGATCGTCCAGAGGCGGCAGCCTGGCCGGGGCGGCGCGCACGGCGAGGGCTTCTCCTCCACGCCGTCCGCGCGCGGGGGGCCCGAGCGCGACGCCTCGCCGGCGCGCCGGGCCGCGGCGCTCGATCCCGGCCCTCCGATCGAGGCGCGCGCGGACGATCCCGAGTACAGCTTCCGGCACGGCCTCGTGCGGGAGGCGGCGTACGGGGCGCTGACGGAGTACGACCGGCGGCTCGGCCACCGGCTTGTGGCCGAGTGGCTCGAAGGGGAGGGGAAGGGCGACGCGGCGGAGCTCGCGGAGCACTTCGAGCGCGGCGCCGAGCCGGGGCGCGCGGCGGCATGGTACCGGCGCGCGGCGGAGCAGGCGCTGCGCGGCAACGATCTCCTCGCCGCGATTCGCCACGCCGAGCGCGGCCTCGCGTGCGGCGCGACCGGGGCAGAGGCGGGTGGGCTGCTCCTCGTCGACGCGGAGGCCCGCGTGTGGCGTGGCGATTTCGCCGTGGCCGAGCAGCGCGCGCTCGAGGCCGTCGCGCTGTTCGAGCCGGGCTCGCCGTCCTGGTACTCCGCCGTGACCTGGGTGGTCATGGCCGCTGGCAAGCAGGGGGCCTTCGATCGCGTGGAGTCCTGGGTGGCGACGGCGCGGGGCGCGTCGCCCCGCGAGGGCGCGCTGACCGGGAGGGACGTCTGCCTCGTCGAGGGGGCCAACTGGCTCGCCTTCGGCGGCCGCTACGCTGTGGCGGACGGGATCATCGAGGCCCTCGAGCGCAGCGGGGAGGAGGAGCGGCCGCTCGACGTCGAGGTGCTCGCCAGGCTCTACGAGGCGCGCGCCATCCGCACCATGACCTCCGGCGATCTCGGCGCCTGCCTCGACGGCATCGAGGCGGCGCTCGCGGTGTTCGAGCGGAGCGGCGATCGCCGCAACGCGTGCTCGCTGCGGGTGAACCTGGGCGCCATCACCATGGAGCTCGGGGACTACGAGGGGGCCGAGGCCGCGCTGCGCGCAGCGCTCCGCGCGGCGGAGCAGATGGAGCTCACGGATCTGGCCGCGTTCGCCCGCAGCAACCTGGGCAACGTGATGATCGCCCGCGGCAACCTCGACGAGGCCCGGCGGGTCGAGGAGGAGGCGATCGCGACGTTCCAGCGGCTGGGCGATCCGAGGGCCGAGGGGATCGCCCGCGCGTACCTCGGGAAGGCGGCGCTGCTCGCCGGCGATCTTGGCGCAGCCGAGGCCGAGGCCCGCGCGGCCGCGGAGCTCCTGCAGAACGCGCCGCCGCTGCGCGCGGCGGCGTGGGCCCTCTCCGCGCGCGTCCTGCTCCGGAAGGGCTGTCCCGAGGAGGCGCTCGCGCTCTCTGGCGACGCGCTCTCCCTCCTGGAGTCGCTCGGCGCGGTCGAGGAGGGCGAATCGCTGATCCGGCTCGTGCGGGCCGAGGCGCTCTTCGCGAGCGGCCGGCAGGACGAGGCGCTCGCCGCGATCGCGCAGGCGCGCCACAGCGTGATGTCCCGTGCCGGGCAGATCTCGAATCCTCGCTACCGGGATCAGTTTCTGTCTGCGCTCGACAACGGCGAGACGCTCGCGCTCGCGGCGCAATGGCTCGGCGACCGAGACGCTCCATGAGCTCGCGCTTCGCCGCACGTGGGATCTCCTGCTCGCAGCTCTTCCAGGAGCCGCGCGCCGCCCACGAGCGCGCCTGAACGGCCGTTTCCTCGCCGTTCTCACGACGTCGCCGCAGGTGCGGAATTTTAGGGTTCCTCCGGAAAAGTCGTTGAGGAAATTCCTGATGCGTGTTTCATTTGTGTGGAGGGGGCTATGCAGTACCGTTTCAGACTCGCAATCTTGTTCCTGGGCCTGAGCGCCAACCATCTGCTGGCCTGTGTCGGCGAGGCGGACCCCCTGGAGGGAGACGGGGGCACGGCGGAGCAAGAGGTGGTGACGCGGAACGCGTTCACGAAGACAGCGCTCGTGGAGAGTGCGTTCGCGACAGACACGCTCGCCACGGAAGCGCTCACGGGCAACCCGCTGACGAGCGACGCGCTCGCGAGCAGCAGCGATGTCATGAGCGCGCTGCGCGATCCTCTGGCTCGCGAGTTCTTGACGTACGTGGCGGGCTGCGCGCTCCCGGAGGGGCAATCCGTGCAGGTCTCTCTGGACGGCGAGACGTATACCTTCGCGGGGAGTATCGGTCTCGCGCTCGAGTGGGGCCGAGCTCACGGGAAGTGCAACGCTCACTGTCAAGGCTGGGTCTCGGCCTGCATGCTGGCCAGGATCAACCACCTCGGCGAGAGCGTGCCTATCTCGATGCGTGGCAAGCACAAGGCCCTCGACTCGGATCAAGCGGAGCGAGAGGCCTTTCCGAACCGAGAGGCGGCCTATTTCGGCGACCTCTTCGCGCCGGAGCAGCGCCGGTTCGCGTGCAAGTCGCCCGGCTCGACGCTCATCGGCCGCGTGTGCGGCGGGACGGGCGTCGACACGCAGGGCTGCATCGTCGACGTCCTCGGCGACTGCGACGACATCTGCGGCGCTCCGACGTCGGACGGCAGCTTCCCGAACTGCGTTGGCGGTGGCCATACGACCCCGACGACGGTGACCGTCTTCCGGGAGTAGCGGGTCCTGGTTTCCGCCGCGTGGGCCTCGTCGGTGGCCAGCGCGACCGCCACGGGCTCCTCTCGGGTGCGTTCGCCAACGCGTGATTTTCCGGCAGCAGCAGCCGAGCCGGCTCCTCGACCGCGCCACCGCACGGTTCGCCGCCCGCTCCTTGCCACGGGCTGACGCGCTGCGGCCGCCTCCCCGCGACGGCTCGCCGCTTTCGTACTATGGTCGCGCCGCCATGAAACGAAGGCTGCCTGCCCCGCTCGCCTGCCTGCTGCTCGCCGCCTGCGCCTCCTCGGAACCCCGACCGAAGGAGCCGCTCGGTCAGATCCCGGAGGCGACGACCACGGCGAAGCCAGAGTGGCTTCCCTTCCGCGTCCGCGCCGGCAAGAGCGTCGCCGCCGATCCGCGCGAGAAGCACTTCGCCGAGCTCCGCCAGCTCACCTTCGGCGGCGAGAACGCCGAGGCCTACTGGTCGCCCGACGGCAGGAAGGTCGTGTTCCAGTCGACCCGCGACGGGAACAGCTGCGACCAGCAGTACATCATGGATCTGGAGAGCGGCGAGGTGCGCCGGGTCTCGAACGGCCAGGGCAAGACCACCTGCGGCTACTTCCTCTTCCCTGCGCCCGCGGCCCCTGCCCAGGCGCGCGTCCTCTTCGCGTCCACGCACGCCGCCGGCGAGGCGTGCCCGCCGAAGCCCGACCACTCGCAGGGGTACGTGTGGCCGCTCGACGAGTTCGACATCTACACAGCGAACGCCGACGGCTCGGATCTCCGCCCCCTCATCCAGGGCAAGGGCTACGACGCCGAGGCGACCGTCGCGTTCGACGGCTCGCGCCTCGTGTTCACGAGCACGCGCGACGGGGACATCGACCTCTACACCGCGAAGCTCGACGGCTCGGACGTCAAGCGCATCACGAGCACGCCCGGCTACGACGGCGGCGCCTTCTTCTCCCCCGACGCGACCAAGCTGGTCTGGCGGGCGAGCCGCCCCACCGGAGCGGCGCTCGACGACTACCGCGCGTTGCTCGCCAAGGGGCTCGTGCGCCCCAGCGCGCTCGAGATCTTCGTCGCGAGCGCCGACGGGCAGAACCCGCGCCCGGTGACGAGGAACGGCCGCGCCAACTTCGCGCCCTACTTCCTCCCGGACTCGCGGCGGATCCTCTTCGCCTCGGATTTCAGCACCCCGGTGGGCGCCCGGGGCATGCCCAACTTCGACCTCTACCTCGTCGACTCCGACGCGCCCCCGACGGCGGACGGCGTGCCGCCCGTCGAGCGCGTGACCTTCTACGAGGGCTTCGACAGCTTCCCGATGTTCTCGCCGACCGGCGAGCACGTCGTCTTCGCCTCGAACCGGTACGGCGCGAAGCCTGGCGAGACCAACCTGTTCGTCGCCCGCTGGGTCGAATGACCGCGTCGCCGTCGCGGACCCGCGCGCCGATCGCGCTCGCGTCGGCGTGCGCGCTCGCGGGCTGCTCGGGCGCCCCGGCGCAGCCGCCCCGCCCTGCCGCGGCCGCCCTCCCCTCGACGGACGCCGCGGGCGCGGCCTACACCTCGCCGGCGCGCTGGAGCTACCACCCGGCGGCGCCCGACGCCGCGGTCGCGTGGGCGCCGTTCGCCGGTGCCGGCTGCGTCGTGGTCGCCCAGGGAGGGCAGCGATGGACGGTGACGCCCGATCCTCGGACGTCCGCGCCCCCGCCGAGCGCCGCCGGGCCCGCTGCGCAGGCCGAGCGCTGCGCCGGCCAGGGCAGGACGAGCGCCTCGCCCGCGCCCGAGGAGCTCACCGCGATCGTGCGGCGCTCGCCGGCCTCGTGGATGTTCGTCGGCGCGAGCGGCGCGATCTACGAGGCCTCCTCGCCGCTCGGCCAGCTCACGCGGGCGCTCTCTCCGCCCGAGCCGCTCCTGCAGGTCGCGGG encodes the following:
- a CDS encoding protein kinase domain-containing protein; translation: MRAGDIVADRFEIEGHATSGGMAQIFRARDRLTGEPVALKLLQRTGPQESHRFRREAHALAALRHPGVVGYVAHGTTEGGDLYLAMQWLSGETLAERLLREPLTVPESLSLGVRVASTLGALHRLGVVHRDLKPSNLLLVGGSVDEVTLLDFGVVRVADAGQELTMPGVMLGTPGYMAPEQARGEVAIDARADVFALGCILYRCLTGRPPFVGNDGLSVLVKVLLEDPPRLRELRGEVPAALDDLVTRMLAKAPRDRPRDGAAVAAELGALGDLAPGSRRGVPLSIGGPTPELTTGERRMICLLVARDGALDSDATRSEGEDALRVRALSALAERHQGRLEIIEARSPVVVLSGLVAPTDLAARGARCALAMQVLLGGAPVALVSGRAEITARSPIGKLIDQAAALLAGDEARLGVVRIDDVTASLLGARFDLGSDHAGHLLRGECDDLEAVPRLLGKPTPCVGRDRELSLLEATFVQCIEEQTPSAVLVTAPAGMGKSRLRVELLRRLRARDEPMAVWIARGDPMSAGSAFGLLAQVLRRALGVADGAPAAAVHRKIRERVGRHGERVAHVAPFLGELVGTPFPDEASEALRAARRSSVLMGDQLHLAWEEFLRAECAAQPVLLVLEDMHWGDLPTVGMINSALRNLRDAPFMVLALGRPEVREMFPKLWAGRGLQEIELAGLSRRASERLARQALGGAVTDEMIGTLVERADGNAFFLEEQIRAAAEGRGAALPETVLAMVQARLEALAPEARRVLRAASVFGQSFRPAGVAALLGGADAEVADWLAELVEREVIVQRRQPGRGGAHGEGFSSTPSARGGPERDASPARRAAALDPGPPIEARADDPEYSFRHGLVREAAYGALTEYDRRLGHRLVAEWLEGEGKGDAAELAEHFERGAEPGRAAAWYRRAAEQALRGNDLLAAIRHAERGLACGATGAEAGGLLLVDAEARVWRGDFAVAEQRALEAVALFEPGSPSWYSAVTWVVMAAGKQGAFDRVESWVATARGASPREGALTGRDVCLVEGANWLAFGGRYAVADGIIEALERSGEEERPLDVEVLARLYEARAIRTMTSGDLGACLDGIEAALAVFERSGDRRNACSLRVNLGAITMELGDYEGAEAALRAALRAAEQMELTDLAAFARSNLGNVMIARGNLDEARRVEEEAIATFQRLGDPRAEGIARAYLGKAALLAGDLGAAEAEARAAAELLQNAPPLRAAAWALSARVLLRKGCPEEALALSGDALSLLESLGAVEEGESLIRLVRAEALFASGRQDEALAAIAQARHSVMSRAGQISNPRYRDQFLSALDNGETLALAAQWLGDRDAP